A genome region from Salvia splendens isolate huo1 chromosome 19, SspV2, whole genome shotgun sequence includes the following:
- the LOC121779103 gene encoding disease resistance RPP8-like protein 3 — MEAEDIIEMLLTEQLRHNFRYTHWIAQLSSLKFEIKLRKVRTLMDSIAEEAAEMKNSIKFEDAQIHDSVEASSSSSSSSSSSLVADTGKLKMPFATPPNPPNIWHGRYWETTLAGTVYDDPLIREHFQIRAWVTVSQDHSEREILSDLLDSMREFDAEWRKESTRDRSEEGNESLLEIPEMSNTEMALKVHKILVGRRFLIVMDDI; from the exons ATGGAAGCCGAAGATATCATCGAAATGCTTCTGACGGAACAACTTCGTCACAATTTCAGGTACACGCACTGGATTGCACAACTAAGTAGTCTCAAGTTTGAAATCAAGTTGCGTAAAGTAAGAACTCTAATGGATTCAATCGCCGAAGAGGCGGCAGAGATGAAAAATAGCATCAAATTCGAAGATGCACAAATTCATGATTCCGTTGAGGCTagttcatcttcatcatcatcatcatcatcatcactagtTGCAGATACTGGAAAATTGAAAATG CCATTCGCCACACCTCCAAACCCTCCCAATATTTGGCATGGGAGGTATTGGGAAACGACTCTCGCTGGAACTGTCTACGACGATCCATTAATCAGAGAGCATTTTCAAATTCGTGCTTGGGTGACAGTATCACAAGATCATAGCGAGAGAGAAATTCTTTCAGATCTGCTGGATTCGATGAGAGAATTTGACGCGGAATGGAGGAAAGAATCCACAAGAGATAGATCCGAAGAGGGAAACGAGTCTCTGTTGGAAATTCCTGAAATGAGCAATACTGAAATGGCACTAAAAGTGCACAAAATCCTAGTAGGAAGGAGGTTTCTCATTGTAATGGATGATATATGA
- the LOC121779400 gene encoding non-specific lipid transfer protein GPI-anchored 30-like: protein MDHQIRAMQYAIKIAIIFSLFISQNLAQVQQQQCMNELQPCLNYLNEKSRPPESCCQNLDYVIKSMPECLCSLISVQGANQAEQAGINVTEAQTLPGRCGQRINPLGCVTGTPDTRSRNTIQSSSSLKLMSWSLAVFVAAIFVILLES, encoded by the coding sequence ATGGATCATCAAATTAGAGCCATGCAATATGCAATCAAGATTGCAATCatcttttctctcttcatctcccAAAATCTTGCACAGGTGCAACAACAACAATGCATGAACGAGCTTCAGCCGTGCCTAAACTATCTCAACGAAAAATCCCGGCCACCGGAAAGTTGCTGCCAGAATCTCGATTATGTTATTAAGTCAATGCCCGAGTGCCTGTGCTCTTTGATAAGCGTCCAGGGTGCCAATCAAGCTGAGCAGGCGGGCATCAACGTCACTGAGGCACAGACGCTGCCGGGAAGATGCGGGCAACGTATTAACCCGTTAGGGTGCGTGACGGGCACGCCCGATACGAGATCTAGGAATACGATTCAAAGTTCTAGCAGCTTGAAATTAATGTCTTGGAGTTTGGCTGTGTTTGTTGCTGcaatatttgtaattttactGGAGTCGTAG